A stretch of Arachis hypogaea cultivar Tifrunner chromosome 15, arahy.Tifrunner.gnm2.J5K5, whole genome shotgun sequence DNA encodes these proteins:
- the LOC112749414 gene encoding putative F-box/kelch-repeat protein At5g24040, whose amino-acid sequence MQMLNPFSKMHFDLPPLSTFPNIIEYSREYDEYIMWDFKDKISRLERDRMHRVQIWKVVINSAPNNDNKDFMAVAIYGQLNRLAFYKPNNKRWSWSGLTTDTSFEDAIFFKEKIYAVDYDGQLHKFDTNTESGTVVGGIHAPPPIGYTTSPYKLKYVIGCANGNLLMLVRHYASLRGTEKEHKELETMKFEIYELRKGSKKWSRLHSLGNYVVFIGFNSSVQMLPTNFLGKGNQIYYTDNLIELKSSDFASTRDMGIFDLKDTSFRRILRDVKFFCPPVWCFYCLSSLM is encoded by the coding sequence ATGCAAATGCTAAATCCATTTTCAAAGATGCATTTTGATCTTCCTCCACTGTCAACTTTTCCCAATATAATTGAGTATAGTCGTGAATACGATGAATATATTATGTGGGATTTTAAGGACAAAATCTCTCGCCTAGAACGCGATCGTATGCACAGGGTCCAAATTTGGAAGGTTGTCATAAATTCAGCTCCTAACAATGATAACAAAGATTTTATGGCGGTGGCTATATATGGACAGCTCAATAGATTAGCCTTTTACAAACCTAACAATAAGAGATGGTCATGGTCAGGCTTGACAACAGACACAAGTTTCGAAGATGCCATattttttaaagagaaaatatatgcaGTAGACTATGATGGCCAGCTACACAAATTTGACACCAACACAGAATCAGGGACTGTTGTGGGAGGAATCCATGCCCCACCTCCAATTGGGTATACCACAAGCCCTTATAAGCTGAAATATGTAATTGGATGTGCCAATGGAAACCTATTGATGTTGGTAAGACATTATGCTTCTTTGAGGGGAACAGAGAAGGAACATAAGGAACTTGAGACCATGAAATTTGAGATCTATGAATTGAGAAAAGGTTCCAAAAAATGGTCAAGATTACATAGTTTAGGAAATTATGTAGTCTTCATCGGATTCAATTCCAGTGTTCAGATGTTACCTACCAATTTTCTAGGCAAAGGAAATCAAATTTACTACACGGATAACTTAATAGAGCTTAAATCATCAGACTTTGCTTCTACACGTGATATGGGCATCTTCGACTTGAAGGATACAAGTTTCCGAAGAATATTACGGGATGTCAAATTTTTCTGTCCTCCTGTTTGGTGTTTTTACTGTCTCTCTTCTCTGATGTAG